DNA sequence from the Malus domestica chromosome 06, GDT2T_hap1 genome:
GCCAAGGTGGTGGCTGCAGTGGTGGTTGCTACGGTGGCTACTACGGTGGTACCCCGTGGGGGTGGTGCCGCTTCACTCATTACCATGTTGAGCCTCGTAGATCGTCGTGGTCCAAAttcttgaatattggaatttcTGTTCGTCGTGATTTCTGAATCTCTtgtcattgtacttttcttttacatttattcaaataatttttttataaaaaattctagaaataagaacgtatgaaaaatctacgaatgaacaaaaaattagaaaccTTGAATgcaagagtcttctacgagagtgtgaatcaagactctcaatgaaagcaccaatttgtggatgtaaAGTtctaccttcttcttcttggatgaaAATGCACCTGTAAAATAATTAACACCTAAGATCAAGGTCAAAAGCCTTACgtacccacgatgaatgggggggcctccgatgccaaagttagaatttgagataaaaatgtttagagaaatttagagaattttagaagaaaattgaacttaagtttttggagaaatgagaggctatatataggggtgtggccggccctattagGAGAATTAGGACCGGCCATATATGGTTGATTTGTGGGATTGATTGTAAGatataatatcttgcaattaatttgctaattaatcctaatttgaaaaaaataattcagaGTTATCTTGtgggtgaggatttgatgagaagtgatgagagggttttaaaagaataccattttgatcacttttgacctcgattgagccgttattgtccgttgcatgcgCGTGAGAATTTCGGTGTGCTTTaaaggtaattttgtctttttacccaaaaatccacacgTCGTCTCCATAATTtacttgattatttttggctccacagtggTAAATCACAGTTATCTATCTTCTCCAAAAACCGGAAAGACTCGTAGAGGAAAGTTCTACAATTTTTCACTGGAGCAAAATTGTTTGCCATCTTGAAATATTTCAACGAATATGTCGTCGGAGTTGTAAAAGTTTCACATGCATCTCTAATTTGCTCTTAAGTCCTCTATAAAAATACGTAATTCTAGAAACCCGAATTATATTTGGATTCGGAAGGACCCGGCCCAAGTAATAACCCCAACACGTTTACCCACGAAATTTTATGCGCGCATCTATTCCAATCCCCATCGTCTCCTCCACGAGCACCCCTTTCCCTCTATTTCCCAAACCCTAAATTCCCAATTCCTCTAATTTCAAAACCCTAATAGCCGTTCCCTCTCATTTCTCCAGCGACCTCGCATTCCGCAACTGCTAGATTTCTCTTCCGAATTCCAGGTAAAAACTTAAAATCTGTGATTAAATTCTCTGATTCCAGTTTGTTCTAAATTATCAAGTTTCAGTTAATTCGATTAAATTTCATGTTAAAACTTTGAAATTACTTCTGCAATTGGAATTAGCAAAGTTCACGTTTCGTTTTTGAGATTTGGAATCACTTTCTGgagttcaaaatttgaaaagcaTCGAGAATTGCTAGAATTTGACTGGGTTGTACTGTTTTCCAGGCGAAAAAACCCTAGCCATGGGCTCCTACAAGGACGCAGACCCTTCCCTAGGGTTCCTAACCCGAAAGGACACTGAGGTCAAACTCCCACGACCCACTAGGGTTAAGAACAAAACCCCAGCCCCCGTCCAAATCACTGCAGAGCAAATTCTTCGGGAGGCACGTGAGCGTCAGGAGGCTGAAATTCGACCTCCCAAACAGAAGATAACTGATCCCACTGAGCTTGCTGATTACCGTCTCCGTAAGCGCAAAGAATTCGAGGACCTAATCCGGCGTGTGAGGTGGAATGTCAGTGTCTGGATCAAGTATGCACAGTGGGAGGAGTCCCAGAAGGACTTCAAGCGTGCTCGCTCGGTTTGGGAGCGTGCCCTTGAGGTCGATTATCGAAACCACACCCTGTGGCTCAAGTATGCGGAGGTGGAGATGAAGAACAAGTTCATTAACCATGCGAGAAATGTGTGGGACCGTGCTGTTACGCTCTTACCCAGAGTTGACCAGCTCTGGTACAAGTACATTCACATGGAAGAGATTATAGGGAATGTGGCTGGTGCTCGACAGATATATGAGAGGTGGATGAATTGGATGCCGGACCAGCAAGGCTGGCTCTCCTTTATCAAGTTTGAGCTTCGCTATAATGAAGTGGAGCGTGCTAGAGCGATTTTTGAGCGGTTCGTACAATGTCATCCAAAAGTTGGTGCTTGGATTCGGTTTGCcaagtttgagatgaagaaTGGTGAGGTCGCGAGGGCAAGAAATGTATATGAGAGAGCAGTGGAGATTCTAGCCGATGATGAGGAGGCTGAGCAGTTATTTGTGGCTTTCGCTgaattcgaagagcggtgcaaAGAAACTGATCGAGCAAGGTGTATTTATAAGTTTGCACTTGATCATATACCCAAAGGAAGGGCCGATGACTTATATAAGAAGTTTGTGGGTTTCGAGAAGCAGTATGGAGATAGGCAAGGGATTGAAGATGCAATTGTGGGAAAGAGGAGGTTCCAGTATGAAGATGAGGTTAGGAAGAACCCTCGTAATTATGATGCATGGTTTGATTATATAAGGCTAGAAGAGAGTGCAGGGAATAAGGATAGAATTAGAGAAGTTTACGAGCGAGCAATTGCTAATGTTCCTCCGGCTCCGGAGAAGCGATATTGGCAACGATACATTTATTTATGGTACGTGGTACATATACTAAGCCTTGGTTAGTTAGCGACTGTGCTAATGCTTTGACTTTAATGTGGCTTGATTTGTTTGAATAATATGTTGCTGAttgtttgtttcttttgcaATGTTAGGATTAACTATGCACTCTACGAGGAGCTTGATGCTGAAGACATGGAACGTACTCGAGATGTGTACAGGTATTCGTCATTTTATTAAGCTATGTTTTGTTGACGTACCTGAAGATTGTTTTGTTCTTGACATATTTTTCTTTAACTACTATTCAGATCAATATTGATGCATAAATACTTATGTATAAAATTGGAAATAAATCTTGTTCATCTTTCTCGGTACATGAATTGCTACAGTACACTGGGACTGAAAAAAGGTTTAACTGAATGTGTATGTGGATAAGCTTGAAAACTATTACCCAAcgaaactaattttttcttttgggtgaaaagaaaactaatgttTTATTTGAACAATTTGGGTATGAAGTTATATTTTTGGTGTTATTATATTATATGTACCATTTTAGTTTATCATGATAGTGGACTGATGAGCTTTCGGCTTTTTTGTAGTACATCATGATTTGTTGTATTAGTTTTTTAGACATCTCTTTGTTGCACCAACTAATTTGATGGTTT
Encoded proteins:
- the LOC114825680 gene encoding uncharacterized protein, whose protein sequence is MGSYKDADPSLGFLTRKDTEVKLPRPTRVKNKTPAPVQITAEQILREARERQEAEIRPPKQKITDPTELADYRLRKRKEFEDLIRRVRWNVSVWIKYAQWEESQKDFKRARSVWERALEVDYRNHTLWLKYAEVEMKNKFINHARNVWDRAVTLLPRVDQLWYKYIHMEEIIGNVAGARQIYERWMNWMPDQQGWLSFIKFELRYNEVERARAIFERFVQCHPKVGAWIRFAKFEMKNGEVARARNVYERAVEILADDEEAEQLFVAFAEFEERCKETDRARCIYKFALDHIPKGRADDLYKKFVGFEKQYGDRQGIEDAIVGKRRFQYEDEVRKNPRNYDAWFDYIRLEESAGNKDRIREVYERAIANVPPAPEKRYWQRYIYLWINYALYEELDAEDMERTRDVYRECLNLIPHQKFSFAKIWLLAAQFEIRQLNLKGARQILGNAIGKAPKDKIFKKYIEIELNLGNMDRCRKLYEKYLEWSPENCYAWTKYAELEQSLCETERTRSLFELAIAQPSLDMPELLWKAYIDFEISEGEFERTRELYERLLDRTKHLKVWISYAKFEASAMVQDVVDSDMSEDQAPDYLLEQKKQCLLRARRVFEKAVNYFRTSAPELKEERGMLLEEWLNMEASFGDLGDVSLVQSKLPKKLKKRRPIMTEDGPAGYEEYIDYMFPEEAQTTNLKILEAAYKWKRQKVSSDED